From one Sylvia atricapilla isolate bSylAtr1 chromosome 17, bSylAtr1.pri, whole genome shotgun sequence genomic stretch:
- the DENR gene encoding LOW QUALITY PROTEIN: density-regulated protein (The sequence of the model RefSeq protein was modified relative to this genomic sequence to represent the inferred CDS: deleted 2 bases in 1 codon) gives MAAAARREMAAAVPRSSREPVRLSAAPPLGVRRAVGVKLCTPLSRDGGAGAGARARAVRDRDPPRPEGPPACDMATDVAEPVVPDCRGDSRSGARSDADYPLRVLYCGVCSLPTEYCEYMPDVTKCRQWLEKNFPDEFAKLTVENSPKQETGVGEGQGNVGGGEEEEKKKQKRGGRGQIKQKKKTVPQKVTIAKIPRAKKKYVTRVCGLATFEIDLKEAQRFFAQKFSCGASVTGEDEIIIQGDFTDDIIDVIQEKWPEVDDDSIEDLGEVKK, from the exons ATGGCTGCGGCGGCCCGGCGGGAAATGGCCGCTGCGGTGCCCCGTAGTTCGCGTGAACCCGTGAGGCTCAGCGCG GCCCCGCCCCTCGGGGTACGGCGAGCCGTCGGGGTCAAACTGTGCACGCCCCTCTCGCGAGACGGCGGCGCTGGGGCGGGCGCACGTGCGCGTGCGGTGAGGGACCGGGACCCGCCGCGGCCCGAGGGGCCTCCG GCCTGTGACATGGCCACAGATGTGGCTGAGCCGGTGGTCCCTGactgcagaggggacagcaggagcgGTGCCAGGTCAGACGCCGATTACCCTCTGCGGGTCCTCTACTGCGGAG tCTGCTCGTTGCCAACAGAg TACTGTGAATACATGCCTGATGTGACTAAATGCAGACAATGGTTAGAAAAGAACTTTCCAGATGAGTTTGCAAAACTTACAGTAG AAAATTCACCTAAACAGGAAACTGGGGTTGGAGAAGGCCAAGGAAatgtgggaggaggagaagaagaggagaagaagaagcaaaagagaG GTGGAAGAGGTCagataaaacagaagaagaagaCTGTGCCACAGAAAGTTACGATAGCCAAAATTcccagagcaaagaaaaaatatgtcaCGAGAGTGTGTGGCCTGGCCACGTTTG AAATTGATCTTAAGGAAGCACAAAGGTTTTTTGCTCAGAAATTTTCCTGCGGTGCCTCAGTAACAGGAGAAGATGAAATCATCATTCAGGGGGACTTTACAGATGACATCATTGATGTAATCCAGGAGAAGTGGCCTGAG GTGGATGATGACAGCATTGAAGATCTTGGAGAAGTCAAGAAGTGA
- the CCDC62 gene encoding LOW QUALITY PROTEIN: coiled-coil domain-containing protein 62 (The sequence of the model RefSeq protein was modified relative to this genomic sequence to represent the inferred CDS: inserted 1 base in 1 codon), whose amino-acid sequence MSSSVLRSASPQAFSPSHKNNIIRRQRQELKLLIAELKDRDRELNDMVAVHERHIQAWEDDRQKILALAERCSLLSSELNERNAVIKSLTKKLKVLETQHNDSKITLETTQQKFKELTQKVTDSSAQCQALEEKNQSLHCSVLELSAKTGQLQAREQELLTMLQLKDKALIETTDQITEVTSKFKTLESALRAAKLEEFSRNREQQDLKLTLNDVMVQVNKMKDILSEKMKESSNHQEEISHLKQENGCLRSELMLAVEEAQRKDQLYQFTKSKQVRIEKELSSLRQVCVKQQRDLHFLHINLDSSEDSRQRHEKAPSGRSTGATFSTSESPSETDKGRTEGSHRMYEECGTAAVPANRVKSIPEMCGVDNSQLLNASDVEETTSAFLNQSQKVVKGLAVPAEEGEKQDVASSFDELDSEKFREANSTRPLRNREIGEEGVKSRNRNTFEVSLPSYDHWRNIRSRVDLQSTMIQSSILSGRTDSGNKTLEERSDIESGQKSRDTPVTCKSESDSSISNFIVKKDKRWKPLSDLEWLEIFKPKKRDRNPYRGKDYRCLETXQEMKCTCSKGEENVSLNSLHMASPFLTSTQKSSMTQSSGKFSDEDSPLDISDLAVTKPTKRYCMKPVSTSSLSLFWKLERSLAQSRQMLADLKCSLLHTSHSCIPNTNYMNKCFYITMGTTELAGTLHRSQLSAAEERDAKLPFFLCDVP is encoded by the exons ATGAGTTCATCAGTGCTGCGTTCTGCTTCGCcccag GCATTTAGCCCCAGTCACAAGAACAACATCATtaggaggcagaggcaggaactCAAGCTTTTAATTGCAGAACTGAAAGATCGTGACAGGGAGCTCAATGACATGGTGGCAGTGCACGAGAGACACATCCAGGCCTGGGAAGATGATCGCCAAAAAATACTGGCTTTAGCAGAACGATGCAGCTTACTAAGTA GTGAGCTGAACGAGAGAAATGCAGTTATAAAATCACTGACCAAAAAGTTAAAGGTTTTAGAAACGCAGCATAATGACAGTAAGATAACACTTGAAACCACAcaacagaagtttaaagagcTCACTCAAAAAGTAACAGATTCATCTGCTCAGTGCCAGGCTCTGGAG GAGAAAAATCAGAGTCTCCACTGCTCTGTTTTGGAACTATCTGCTAAAACAGGCCAGCTGCAAGCGAGGGAACAGGAGCTTCTTACTATGCTTCAGCTGAAG GACAAGGCCTTAATTGAAACAACTGATCAGATTACTGAGGTTACATCTAAATTTAAAACACTGGAGAGTGCCCTGCGTGCTGCAAAGTTGGAGGAATTCAGTCGCAACAGAGAGCAGCAAGACCTCAAGCTGACACTGAATGATGTCATGGTTCAAGTAAACAAGATGAAAG atatCCTctctgaaaagatgaaagaaagcagcaatCACCAGGAAGAAATCAGTCACCTGAAACAAGAAAATGGCTGCTTGAGGAGTGAGCTGATGCTGGCAG TGGAGGAAGCACAGAGGAAGGATCAGCTTTATCAGTTTACCAAGTCTAAGCAAGTGCGGATTGAAAAAGAATTGTCCAGTTTGCGGCAG GTCTGTGTAAAACAGCAGCGGGACTTACACTTCCTTCACATCAACTTGGATAGCTCTGAGGACTCCAGGCAAAGGCATGAAAAGGCACCAAGTGGAAGGAg CACAGGGGCCACATTCTCTACCTCTGAAAGCCCCAGCGAGACAGACAAGGGTAGGACTGAGGGCAGCCACAGGATGTACGAGGAGTGTGGAACTGCAGCAGTTCCAGCAAATAGGGTAAAATCCATCCCAGAGATGTGTGGAGTAGATAATAGCCAGTTACTGAATGCTTCAGACGTGGAGGAAACTACCTCAGCGTTCTTAAACCAGAGTCAAAAAGTTGTGAAAGGCTTGGCCGTCCCTGcggaagaaggagaaaagcaggatgTTGCATCAAGCTTTGATGAGCTAGACAGTGAAAAATTTCGTGAGGCAAACAGCACAAGGCCATTGAGAAACAGGGAAATTGGAGAGGAAGGAGTGAAAAGCAGAAACCGAAATACCTTTGAGGTGTCTTTGCCTTCGTATGATCATTGGCGCAACATCAGATCTCGTGTAGATTTGCAAAGCACCATGATCCAGAGCAGCATCCTGTCTGGCAGAACTGACAGTGGAAACAAAACCTTGGAAGAGAGATCTGACATTGAGTCTGGCCAGAAAAGCAGAGACACTCCTGTGACTTGCAAGTCTGAATCTGATTCCTCTATTAGTAACTTCATCGTAAAAAAAGATAAACGGTGGAAGCCACTATCAGATCTGGAATGGCTGGAGATTTTCAAACCCAAAAAGAGAGATAGAAATCCATACCGTGGAAAAGATTACAGATGTTTGGAGA CACAAGAGATGAAATGTACCTGCTCAAAAGG tGAAGAAAATGTGAGTCTGAATTCCCTCCACATGGCTTCTCCTTTCTTGACATCCACTCAGAAGAGCAGCATGACTCAAAGTTCTGGCAAATTCTCTGATGAAGATTCCCCTCTGGACATCAGTGACTTGGCAGTGACTAAACCAACAAAGAGATACTGCATGAAACCAGTCAGT accagctccctctccctgtTCTGGAAGCTGGAGCGCTCGTTGGCCCAGTCCCGACAGATGCTGGCTGATCTGAAGTGCAGCCTTCTCCACACAAGCCATTCCTGCATTCCCAACACCAACTACATGAATAAG TGTTTTTACATTACAATGGGAACAACAGAACTTGCAGGAACTCTTCACAGAAGCCAGTTAtctgctgcagaagaaagagatgctaagcttcctttttttctctgtgatgtTCCCTGA